ATCGTAGCGCTTTTGGTTATCCGGCCTGGGTGAGGTAATCTCGTACTTCGTGTTGCGACTCCCGCTCGGGGGTCGTGTTTGAGGAAACCGAGAGAAGAAAGGAGCGCCCGATGAAGGTTCGCAAGTCGCTTCGGTCGCTGAAGAACAAGCCGGGCGCCCAGGTTGTGCGTCGCCACGGCAAGGTCTACGTCATCAACAAGCGCGACCCGCGCTTCAAGGCCCGCCAGGGCTAGTCGCGCAGACTCCGCTACAACAAAGCGCCCCGCCACCTCTCATTCACGCAGAGGAAGCGGGGCGCTTTGCTGTTTCGGGGCGTGAAAGCACACTGATGTAAGTCGCGAGAGCAAACGTAGGCCTACATGTGGGCCGCGACTCGCTTATATCCTGGTAATTCCACCGGTGTAACTACTATATATAGTATCGGTTGCCTAAATCGGCCACAAAGTATAGTGTTTATCAGTGTTACTCCGACGGGGTTCGGAGCCGAGCTAGACCGCCCAGAAGACAAGTTCAATCTCACCGAGGAAGAGCGCACAGGTTATGTCCATCACCGTTTACACCAAGCCAGCTTGCGTCCAGTGCAACTTCACCACCAAGGCCCTCGACAAGGCCGGACTCGAATACACCCTCGTTGACATCACCGTCGACAACGAGGCCCGCGACTACGTCATGGCGCTGGGTTACCTTCAGGCCCCGGTCGTCGAGGTCGGCGGGGAGCACTGGTCCGGTTTCCGCCCGGAGCGCATCCAGCGCTTGGCACAGGCCGCTTAAACAGCCGAAAGGCGCCACACACCTAAAAACGGAGAGGGGAGTTCGAGGGAAGCGATGCTTATCGTCTACTTCTCTTCCGCCACCGGAAACACCCAGCGGTTTGTTGAAAAGGTCGGCCTACCCGCCGCCCGTATCCCGCTGTACCGCACCGAGGACGAGCTCATCGTCAACGAGCCCTATGTCCTCGTCTGCCCCACTTACGGCGGTGGAGCGTCGCTCACGAGCGAAAACACCCGTCCGGTGCCGAAGCAAGTGATCAAGTTCCTCAACAACGAACACAATCGCTCACTGATCCGCGGCGTGATCGCCGCGGGCAATTCTAATTTCGGGCCGGACTTCTGCCTTGCGGGTGAAGTCATCTCCCGCAAGTGCCGCGTCCCGCACCTGTACCGCTTTGAATTAATGGGCGATGAAAACGACGTGGTCTACGTGCGCGAACAACTCGTCGACAACGCCCAGGCCTTGGGGCTGAACCCGCTCGATCCGGCGGACGTCGATAAGCTCGCTGCTCGCGCGGACGAAATCCAGCAGGAGTCCGCGCAGCGCCTCGAAAGACTCCGTAAGAAGTACGACCGCCACAACACCAAGAAAACAGCATAGGAGCCTTGAACCGTGTCTACCCCTACCCTCGGCAAGAACGTCGCAGAGCCCGTGTCGCAGGCTGAGCAGCTCGACTACCACGCGCTCAACGCGCTGCTCAACCTGTACGACGAGAATGGCGAAATCCAGTTCGAGAAGGACCGCGAGGCCGCGAACCAGTACTTCATCCAGCATGTCAACCAAAACACCGTCTTCTTCCACGACCTGGAGGAAAAGATCGACTACCTGGTAAAGAACAAGTACTACGAGCCGGAGGTCCTCGAGGCCTACGACTGGGAGTTCGTGAAGGCAACCTTCAAGCGCGCCTACGCGTTTAAGTTCCGCTTCCAGTCCTTCCTGGGCGCGTACAAGTACTACACCTCCTACACGCTGAAAACCTTCGACGGGCGCCGCTACCTCGAGCGTTTCGAGGACCGCGTCGCCATGACCGCCCTGTTCCTCGCCAGCGGCAACGAGGAGACCGCCTCCGCGCTTGTCGACGAAATCATGACCGGCCGGTTCCAGCCCGCCACCCCGACTTTCCTCAACGCCGGCAAGGCACAGCGTGGCGAGCTCGTCTCCTGCTTCTTGCTGCGCATCGAGGACAACATGGAGTCCATCGGCCGCGCGATCAACTCCTCGCTGCAGCTGTCCAAGCGCGGCGGCGGCGTGGCGCTGCTGCTGTCGAACATCCGCGAGGCGGGCGCGCCGATCAAGCACATTGAAAACCAGTCCTCCGGCGTCATCCCGGTAATGAAGCTGCTCGAGGATTCCTTCTCCTACGCCAACCAGCTTGGCGCGCGCCAGGGCGCAGGCGCGGTGTACCTCAACGCGCACCACCCCGACATCATGCGCTTTCTGGATACCAAGCGCGAGAACGCCGACGAGAAGATCCGCATCAAGACCCTCTCGCTCGGCGTGGTCATCCCGGACATCACGTTCGAGCTGGCCAAGCGCAACGATGTTATGTATTTGTTCTCTCCGTACGACGTGGAGCGCGTCTACGGCGTGCCCTTCGCCGACATCTCCGTGACTGAGAAGTACGAGGAGATGGTCGAGGACCCGCGCATCCGCAAGTCGAAGATCAACGCGCGCCAGTTCTTCCAGACGATCGCGGAGATCCAGTTCGAGTCCGGCTACCCGTACATCATGTTCGAGGACACCGCTAACCGGGCCAACCCGGTGAAGACGGGCCGCATCAACATGTCCAACCTCTGCTCCGAGATCCTGCAGGTCAACTCGCCGTCCGTGCTCAACGAGGACTTGAGCTACGCGGAGGTCGGCCACGACATCTCGTGCAACTTGGGCTCGCTCAACATCGCGAAGACGATGGATTCCGACAACTTCTCCCGCACGGTCGAAACGGCGATCCGCGGGCTGACCGCAGTGGCTGACAAGACGTCGGTTGAGTCCGTGCCGCCCGTGCGCGACGGTAACAACGCCTCGCACGCCATCGGCCTGGGCCAGATGAACCTGCACGGTTACCTCGGCCGCGAGCACATTGAGTACGGCTCCGAGGAGGGCCTCGACTTCACCAACGCCTACTTCGCCGCCGTGATGTACGAGGCGATCAAGGCTTCCCATGCCATCGCCGTGGAAAAGGGGGAGCGTTTCGCCGACTTCGACAAGTCCGAGTACGCCACGGGCGAGTTCTTCGACCGCTACGACCCGGCCGATTTCCAGCCGAAGACGGACAAGGTCAAGGAGCTCTTCGCCCGCTCCAACGTTGCCGTCCCCACCGCCGAGGAGTGGGCGCAGCTCAAGGCCGATGTCGCGCGCGACGGTATCTACAACCGCTACCTGCAGGCGGTGCCGCCGACTGGCTCGATCTCGTACATCAACAACTCCACCTCGTCGATCCACCCGATCGCCTCGAAGATCGAGATCCGCAAGGAAGGCAAGATCGGCCGCGTCTACTACCCGGCCCCGCACATGGACAACGAGAACCTGTCCTACTTCAAGGACGCCTACGAAATCGGGTACGAGAAGATCATCGACACCTACGCCGTGGCCACGAAGTACGTTGATCAGGGTCTGTCGTTGACGCTGTTTTTCAAGGACACTATCACCACCCGCGACATCAACCGCGCCCAGATCTACGCGTGGCGTAAGGGAATCAAGTCGCTCTACTACATCCGCCTGCGCCAGATGGCACTCGAAGGCACCGAGGTCGAGGGCTGCGTCTCCTGCATGCTCTAAGAGCGTGCGTATCGACGCCCCCCTGCTAGCAGCTGTGGCAGGGGGAGATGTCGGCCATGACGACCTTTGACGCGCGCTCGGCGCCGTCTGGGTCGCCGGCAGCGATAGCTTCAGCGAGCGCGAAGTGCGCCTCGACGGCGTCCGGCCCCGGGATCGACCCCTTCTCGCCGTAGAGCGTGCGGCCCTCCAGCGCGTGGAGGATCGACGGAGCTAGTGCGTGGAACATCTCGTTGCGCGAGGCCTTGAGAATCAGGGTGTGAAACTTCAGGTCGGTCGCGAGGAACTCCTCGCTGTTGCCCTCATCGGCGAGCTTGACCATGGCCTCGGCCATCGCGATCAGCTCCTCGGCCTCCGACTTTTCGGCGTGGCGCGCTGCGATGACCGCCGCGACCGGCTCGACCGAAAAACGCAGCTCGCTGAGCTCCTTGAGCTGGCGCTGCGCGTCCGCTTTCCAGCGCCACCCGATGACGGCCTGATCAAACACATCCCACTGGCTGGCGGGCAGCACCTTGATGCCGACGCGGCGTGACGACAAGACGAGCCCGAGCTGCTCGAGCGCCCTCATCACCTCTCGCGCGACGGTGCGCGAGATTTTGAAGCGCGTGGACAAATCGTTGAGGGTGAACGTGTCGCCCTCGGGGATGATACCGGAGACGATTTCCGTCCCGAGGGTGTCGAGGATGTTGTTCAAAAGCGGTTCGGCGGGGGTCTTGGACGCGAGAGTCATCAGTTGCAACCTTGGGGAAGTGGACAGGTCAACTATAGCTTTTTACATAACACTTTTCCTTATCCGACTTCGGTGCCTTTGTGTTAACACCCCTTCGGGGCTAGGTTGCACCATCCGGCTCCCGCGCCGTCGTGGCGTGGCTAGTATGGGGTGCGTGACTGAAGAGTACGAGAGCTACCTGAACGCCCACGACAAGCCTGTGAAGGCGATTAACTGGAACACGATTCCGGACGACAAGGACCTAGAAGTTTGGGACCGCCTCACGGGCAACTTCTGGCTACCCGAGAAGGTGCCGGTGTCCAACGACATCCCGTCGTGGCGCACCCTCACCGACGACGAGAAGACCGCAACCATGCGCGTGTTCACGGGCCTGACCCTGCTGGACACGATTCAGGGCACCGTCGGCGCCGTATCGTTGCTGCCTGATGCGCAAACGATGCACGAGGAGGCCGTCTACACCAACATCGCCTTCATGGAGTCGGTTCACGCGAAGAGCTACTCCAACATCTTTATGACGCTGGCGGACACCCCGGCGATCAACGACGCGTTTCGCTGGTCCGAGGAGAACGCGAGCCTGCAGCGCAAGGCGAAGATCATCCTGAGCTACTACGAGGGCGACAACCCGCATAAGAAGAAGGTCGCCTCCACGCTGCTTGAGTCGTTCCTCTTCTACTCCGGCTTCTACCTGCCGATGTACTGGTCGGCGCACTCCAAGCTGACCAACACCGCGGACGTGATCCGTCTTATCATCCGCGACGAGGCCGTCCACGGCTACTACATCGGCTACAAGTACCAGCGCGGCCAGGCCGGCCTGAGCCAGACCGAGCGCGAAGAGCTGAAGGATTACACCTTTAACCTGCTCTACGACCTCTACGAGAACGAAACGCAGTACACCGAGGACGTCTACGACCCGCTGGGTTGGACCGAAGACGTGAAGCGCTTCCTGCGCTACAACGCCAACAAGGCGCTCAACAACCTCGGTTACGAGGGTCTCTTCCCGCAGGATGAGACACGGGTCTCCCCGGCGATTCTGGCATCGCTGTCGCCCAACGCTGACGAGAACCACGACTTCTTCTCCGGATCGGGTTCTTCCTACGTCATCGGCAAGGCCGAAGACACCCAGGACGACGACTGGGATTTTTGATCCTGACTGTTTAGCTAAGGGGCCTCGCGGCGACGCGGGCCCCTTTCCTTTCGCCCCGGACTACCGCGAATGGGGTAGGCCGCCGCTTTAGCTGCAAACAGGCAAAAAGTGGCTTGTGGGCGTGGGGGCGTCGATAAGCCAGCCCATTTGGGGGCATCCGCCTTCGCTGAAGCTGTGAGGGCTGGCAAAACGATACGTCAGTGGCTTATGATTAGCCGGTATCAGTTGTGGCATCCGTGCTCGCTGCTCGCCCGAAGAACTCGGGCGGCAGTAGCGCGCGGGTGCCGTCAGTCAGGAGGATCGCATGACCGCAGTGGCGCCAAGGGTGGACACGTACGTCCCGCCCGCTCGGCCTGAGCCCACGGGTAACCCCCGCAAGGGTTCGAAGTTCTACAAGTTGCTGACCACCACCGACCACAAAGAACTCGGCATTCTCTACATTATGATGTCGTTCCTGTGGTTTTTCGTCGGTGGCCTGATGGCGCTGCTGATCCGCGCTGAGCTATTCAGCCCGGGCCTGCAGTTCCTCTCCAACGAGCAGTTCAACCAGCTGTTCACCCTCCACGGCACGGTGATGCTGCTAGCCTTTGGCACCCCCATTGTCTGGGGCTTCGCCAACTACGTCCTGCCCCTGCAGATCGGCGCGCCGGACGTGTCCTTCCCCCGCCTGAACGCCTTCGGCTTCTGGATCACCCAGGTTGGCGTGCTGGCCATGCTCGCCGGCTTCCTCACCCCGGGCGGAGCGGCTGACTTCGGCTGGACCATGTACATGCCGCTTGCCGACGCCACCCACACGCCGTCCGTGTCCGCAAACCTGTGGATCATCGGCGTTGGCGCGACCGGTATCGGCACCGTCGCTTCGGCCGTGAACATGCTCACCACCGTGCTCACCCTGCGTGCGCCGGGCATGACCATGTTCCGCCTGCCGGTGTTCACCTGGACCATCTTCGTGACCTCGATCATCGCCCTGATGGTCTTCCCGCTGCTGCTCGCCGCAGCATTGGGCGTGCTGTACGACCGCCTCCTCGGCGGCCACATCTTCGACACCGCCAACGGCGGCGCCATCCTGTGGCAGCACCTGTTCTGGTTCTTCGGCCACCCCGAGGTGTACGTCCTCGCACTGCCATTCTTCGGCGTGATCTCCGAGGTCATCCCGGTGTTCTCCCGCAAGCCGATCTTCGGGTACATCGGCCTGGTCTTCGCCACCCTCGCCATCGCCGGCCTGTCCATGGCTGTGTGGGCACACCACATGTTCGCCACCGGCGCGGTCCTGCTGCCGTTCTTCTCCTTCATGACCTTCCTGATCTCCGTGCCGACCGGCGTGAAGTTCTTCAACTGGCTGGGCACGATGTGGAACGGGCACATCACGTTTGAAACCCCGATGCTGTGGGCAGTGGGCTTCCTGTTCACCTTCCTCTTCGGTGGCCTGACCGGCGTCATGCTCGCTGCGCCGCCGCTGGACTTCCACCTGCACGACTCCTACTTCGTGGTTGCGCACTTCCACTACACCCTGTTCGGCACCGTCGTGTTCGCCTCCACCGCGGGCGTGTACTTCTGGTTCCCGAAGATGACGGGTCGCATGCTGGACGAGCGCCTGGGCAAGATCCACTTCTGGTTCACCGTCATCGGCTTCAACATGACGTTCCTGGTCCAGCACTGGCTGGGCAACATGGGCATGCCGCGCCGCTACGCCGACTACCTGGACACCGACGGCTTCACCCTGCTCAACCAGGTGTCCACGGTGGGTGCGTTCATCCTGGGTGTCGGTATGCTGCCGTTCATCTGGAACGTGTTCAAGTCTTGGCGCTACGGTGAGATCGTCACCGTCGACGACCCGTGGGGCTACGGCAACTCTCTCGAGTGGGCTACCTCCTGCCCGCCGCCGCGCCACAACTTCACGGCGCTGCCGCGCATCCGCTCCGAGCGCCCCGCGTTCGAGCTGCACTACCCGCATATGGTTGGCCGCCTGCGCCGCGAGGCCCACACCGGTCACAGCGATGACAGCCCGGCAACCTACAAGGGAGCGAACCACGAGTTCGACTCCGCTGGTAACGAAGGCGAGGCTCAGGAAGCAACGAGCCACGTCAACGGCAACTAGTGCATTGCATTCTGACTGACACGTAAGTAGAGGCCCCCGCGTTCGCGCGGGGGCCTTGCTCGTCTGCCCACCACTACCGCCAGGTAGCATGAGCGAATCAACGATTGGCCAATACCGCTACAAGGACTACGTATGCCCACTTTCGAGGTCGAGCTCCAGCAAGGACTCAAACACGCAGTGATCACCACCTCCGGCCCGGATCGCCCCGGTGTATCCGCCGCGTTCTTCACGGTGCTCGCCAACCACGGCGTGCAGCTTCTCGACGTCTCCCAGGTCGACTTCCGAGGACGACTGATGCTGTCCACCTTCGTGGGAATGGACCCGCTCAAACTCACCGACTTGGAGCGCGAACTGCGCGCGGGTCTGTGGGAGTTCGGGCAACGGGTCACCATCGAGACGGGCGGGGAAGCGAGGTCCGTCTCCCGGCCCCGCTCGACCCACGTGATTGTCATGCTGGGAAATCCCGTCCAGGCCGAGCAGGTCTCCCGCCTGGGCGCAACCCTTGCCGGGTTCGGGGCGAACATCGACCGCATCAACGGCATTTCCAACTACCCAGTGACGGGCCTCGAGTTCCGCGTGACGCTGCCCGACTACAGCCCCGGTAGCGGGCGGCAGGTGCGTGAGGCGCTCGCGGAGCTGTCCAACGAGCTAGGCGTCGACCTGGCCATGGAAAACGCTGGTCTTCACCGCCGCGCGAAGCGCCTGGTATGTTTCGACTGCGACTCCACCCTGATTACCGGCGAGGTCATTGAGATGCTGGCGGCCCACGCCGGCAAGGAAGCCGAGGTCGCCGAGGTGACCGAGCGGGCCATGCGGGGAGAGCTTGACTTCGAAGAATCTCTGCGCGAACGGGTGGCGACGCTCGCGGGGCTGGATGCCTCTGTGATCGATTCGGTTGCCGCCGACATTGAGCTGACCCCGGGGGCGCGGACCACTATCCGCACACTGAACTCCATGGGTTACCGCACGGCAGTGGTCTCCGGCGGGTTCATTCAGGTCCTCGAGGGTCTCGCCGAGGAGCTCGATCTGGACTACGTGCGCGCCAACACGCTCGAAATCGTTGACGGGAAGCTGACCGGGCGCGTGGTTGGGGAGATCGTCGATAGGCAAGCCAAGGCACGGCTGCTCGCGGACTTCGCGCAGGACTCGGGGCTGCAGATGTCGCAGACGGTCGCGGTCGGTGACGGTGCGAACGATATTGACATGCTCGGCGTGGCGGGGCTGGGTATCGCGTTCAACGCCAAGCCGGCGCTGAAGGAGGTCGCGGACGCCAGCGTGAACCACCCGTTCCTGGATGAGGTGCTCTACATTCTTGGGATTCCGCGCGAGGAGATCGATTACGCCAACGAGGCTGCGGGCATCGTCGGGCGCGTTGCGCTGGACTAGGCCGGTTTTGGTGGGGACGTTGTGTGGTTGAGGTATAGCTACTAGACCGAAACCGAAGCCCCCAGCGCCGCGGGGCTTTAGTGCGATGCTGCGACGAGGCGTCGTAAAGCAGCGCGCACCGTTGCGGGGTCGGTCGTCTCCCAGAAAGCCGGCAGGCTCTTGCGCAGGAACGACCCGTAGCGCTTGGTGGTCAGCCGGTTGTCCAGCACCGCGACGACGCCCTTGTCGTCCACCGAGCGCAGAAGCCGCCCCGCGCCCTGGGCCATGAGCAGCGCGGCGTGCGTGGCGGAGACCTCCATGAACCCGGAGCGGCCCGCGGCGTTGGCGGCTTTGGCGCGCGCCTGCAGCAGCGGGTCGTCGGGGCGGGGGAAGGGGATGCGGTCGATGATGACGAGCGAGAGCGACGAGCCGGGCACATCCACGCCCTGCCACAACGACAAGGTGCCGAAGAGACACGAGTTCTCGCTGGCAGAGAACGCGCTGACCAACGCGCCCGTCGAGTCCTCGCCCTGGAGCAGGATGTCGAAGGGCAACCGCGCGCGCATCGCCTCCGCGGCCTGCTCGGCAGCGCGGCGGGAGGAAAAAAGGCCCAAGGTGCGCCCGCCGGCCGCGGTGATGAGCTCGGCGACCTCATCGAGCGTCTCCGCCGCCAGGCCGTCGCGCCCGGGCGCGGGCAGGTGCGCGGCCGTGTACAGAATCCCGGAAGAACACGGGTTGAAGGGGGTGCCCGCGTCCATCCCGTCCCACGTCCCGTCGGGCAGGCCCCACGCGGCGGCGACCGCGTTGAAGTTGCCGCCAATCGTCAGGGTTGCCGAGGTCAACACCACCGTGTGCTCCCCGAAAAGGCGCTCGCGCAGCAGCGAGGCCACGGACAGCGGCGCGACCGATACGGAATCGCCGACGCGCTCCGAACGCGTCAGCCACACCACGTCCGTGTGCTTCGCCGGGTCGTCCTCGTCGAAGACGCCGAGGATGCGCACGATGGCGTCGTG
Above is a window of Corynebacterium sanguinis DNA encoding:
- the ykgO gene encoding type B 50S ribosomal protein L36 translates to MKVRKSLRSLKNKPGAQVVRRHGKVYVINKRDPRFKARQG
- the nrdH gene encoding glutaredoxin-like protein NrdH, producing MSITVYTKPACVQCNFTTKALDKAGLEYTLVDITVDNEARDYVMALGYLQAPVVEVGGEHWSGFRPERIQRLAQAA
- the nrdE gene encoding class 1b ribonucleoside-diphosphate reductase subunit alpha — encoded protein: MSTPTLGKNVAEPVSQAEQLDYHALNALLNLYDENGEIQFEKDREAANQYFIQHVNQNTVFFHDLEEKIDYLVKNKYYEPEVLEAYDWEFVKATFKRAYAFKFRFQSFLGAYKYYTSYTLKTFDGRRYLERFEDRVAMTALFLASGNEETASALVDEIMTGRFQPATPTFLNAGKAQRGELVSCFLLRIEDNMESIGRAINSSLQLSKRGGGVALLLSNIREAGAPIKHIENQSSGVIPVMKLLEDSFSYANQLGARQGAGAVYLNAHHPDIMRFLDTKRENADEKIRIKTLSLGVVIPDITFELAKRNDVMYLFSPYDVERVYGVPFADISVTEKYEEMVEDPRIRKSKINARQFFQTIAEIQFESGYPYIMFEDTANRANPVKTGRINMSNLCSEILQVNSPSVLNEDLSYAEVGHDISCNLGSLNIAKTMDSDNFSRTVETAIRGLTAVADKTSVESVPPVRDGNNASHAIGLGQMNLHGYLGREHIEYGSEEGLDFTNAYFAAVMYEAIKASHAIAVEKGERFADFDKSEYATGEFFDRYDPADFQPKTDKVKELFARSNVAVPTAEEWAQLKADVARDGIYNRYLQAVPPTGSISYINNSTSSIHPIASKIEIRKEGKIGRVYYPAPHMDNENLSYFKDAYEIGYEKIIDTYAVATKYVDQGLSLTLFFKDTITTRDINRAQIYAWRKGIKSLYYIRLRQMALEGTEVEGCVSCML
- a CDS encoding FadR/GntR family transcriptional regulator, which encodes MTLASKTPAEPLLNNILDTLGTEIVSGIIPEGDTFTLNDLSTRFKISRTVAREVMRALEQLGLVLSSRRVGIKVLPASQWDVFDQAVIGWRWKADAQRQLKELSELRFSVEPVAAVIAARHAEKSEAEELIAMAEAMVKLADEGNSEEFLATDLKFHTLILKASRNEMFHALAPSILHALEGRTLYGEKGSIPGPDAVEAHFALAEAIAAGDPDGAERASKVVMADISPCHSC
- the nrdF gene encoding class 1b ribonucleoside-diphosphate reductase subunit beta, which gives rise to MGCVTEEYESYLNAHDKPVKAINWNTIPDDKDLEVWDRLTGNFWLPEKVPVSNDIPSWRTLTDDEKTATMRVFTGLTLLDTIQGTVGAVSLLPDAQTMHEEAVYTNIAFMESVHAKSYSNIFMTLADTPAINDAFRWSEENASLQRKAKIILSYYEGDNPHKKKVASTLLESFLFYSGFYLPMYWSAHSKLTNTADVIRLIIRDEAVHGYYIGYKYQRGQAGLSQTEREELKDYTFNLLYDLYENETQYTEDVYDPLGWTEDVKRFLRYNANKALNNLGYEGLFPQDETRVSPAILASLSPNADENHDFFSGSGSSYVIGKAEDTQDDDWDF
- the ctaD gene encoding cytochrome c oxidase subunit I, which translates into the protein MTAVAPRVDTYVPPARPEPTGNPRKGSKFYKLLTTTDHKELGILYIMMSFLWFFVGGLMALLIRAELFSPGLQFLSNEQFNQLFTLHGTVMLLAFGTPIVWGFANYVLPLQIGAPDVSFPRLNAFGFWITQVGVLAMLAGFLTPGGAADFGWTMYMPLADATHTPSVSANLWIIGVGATGIGTVASAVNMLTTVLTLRAPGMTMFRLPVFTWTIFVTSIIALMVFPLLLAAALGVLYDRLLGGHIFDTANGGAILWQHLFWFFGHPEVYVLALPFFGVISEVIPVFSRKPIFGYIGLVFATLAIAGLSMAVWAHHMFATGAVLLPFFSFMTFLISVPTGVKFFNWLGTMWNGHITFETPMLWAVGFLFTFLFGGLTGVMLAAPPLDFHLHDSYFVVAHFHYTLFGTVVFASTAGVYFWFPKMTGRMLDERLGKIHFWFTVIGFNMTFLVQHWLGNMGMPRRYADYLDTDGFTLLNQVSTVGAFILGVGMLPFIWNVFKSWRYGEIVTVDDPWGYGNSLEWATSCPPPRHNFTALPRIRSERPAFELHYPHMVGRLRREAHTGHSDDSPATYKGANHEFDSAGNEGEAQEATSHVNGN
- the serB gene encoding phosphoserine phosphatase SerB; translation: MPTFEVELQQGLKHAVITTSGPDRPGVSAAFFTVLANHGVQLLDVSQVDFRGRLMLSTFVGMDPLKLTDLERELRAGLWEFGQRVTIETGGEARSVSRPRSTHVIVMLGNPVQAEQVSRLGATLAGFGANIDRINGISNYPVTGLEFRVTLPDYSPGSGRQVREALAELSNELGVDLAMENAGLHRRAKRLVCFDCDSTLITGEVIEMLAAHAGKEAEVAEVTERAMRGELDFEESLRERVATLAGLDASVIDSVAADIELTPGARTTIRTLNSMGYRTAVVSGGFIQVLEGLAEELDLDYVRANTLEIVDGKLTGRVVGEIVDRQAKARLLADFAQDSGLQMSQTVAVGDGANDIDMLGVAGLGIAFNAKPALKEVADASVNHPFLDEVLYILGIPREEIDYANEAAGIVGRVALD